A genomic segment from Aegilops tauschii subsp. strangulata cultivar AL8/78 chromosome 1, Aet v6.0, whole genome shotgun sequence encodes:
- the LOC109750513 gene encoding uncharacterized protein, with amino-acid sequence MEVFDEVHFVRLRCQVRRTKYMAADDDGHGVCLSSQRGAHNTVWAVQPMEGAEGGPFVLLRGAYGRYLFATDVQAATGPGHGVQAAQQARPHPNTPRCMLWQAIRREGSFVIRSAGGRYLRANGKYVRWRTAVTVAGDDASAMLQWDVEVVPLRLDRPTLLDPPPQPMRRRRRPPTEEEVARQVRYIPAGVDGDIDETGWRTVRISTNSLMQLRLTLANLLGQNRSALHTTLCVRAGAYADLSPLLIDLPIGNDRLDIVVITHGTPGP; translated from the exons ATGGAGGTGTTCGACGAAGTGCACTTCGTGCGGCTCCGGTGCCAGGTGCGGCGGACCAAGTACATGGCGGCGGACGACGACGGGCACGGCGTGTGCCTGTCCAGCCAGCGCGGCGCGCACAACACGGTGTGGGCGGTGCAGCCCATGGAGGGCGCGGAGGGCGGGCCCTTCGTCCTCCTCCGCGGCGCCTACGGCCGCTACCTCTTCGCCACGGACGTGCAGGCCGCCACGGGGCCCGGCCACGGCGTGCAGGCCGCGCAGCAGGCCCGGCCGCACCCGAACACGCCGAGGTGCATGCTCTGGCAGGCCATCCGGCGGGAGGGCTCCTTCGTCATCCGCAGCGCCGGGGGCCGGTACCTCCGCGCCAACGGCAAGTACGTCCGGTGGCGCACGGCCGTCACCGTCGCCGGGGACGACGCCAGCGCCATGCTGCAGTGGGACGTCGAGGTCGTGCCCCTTCGCCTGGACCGCCCTACCCTCCTCGATCCACCGCCACAG CCGATGCGGAGGCGGCGCCGCCCGCcgacggaggaggaggtggcgcgGCAGGTCCGGTACATCCCCGCCGGCGTGGACGGGGACATAGACGAGACAGGGTGGCGGACGGTGCGGATCAGCACCAACAGCCTCATGCAGCTGCGCCTGACGCTGGCCAACCTGCTGGGCCAGAACCGGTCGGCGCTCCACACCACGCTCTGCGTCCGCGCCGGCGCCTACGCCGACCTC